The DNA sequence AGCTTGGCCTGAAACCCCTCCTTATGTCACCGTAGAGGGTAAACTGGGAGACTACTAGGGCCTCTCCTTTCACATCCAGAAGGGAAAGGTTAAACTTACCGGCTTCGTCGGGGAAAACTCTGAGGTTAGCTACCTTGTGGGCCATCCAGCGGGCGTGCTCTTCGGTATCGCCTTTTTTCACTGCAATCAGGACCACGAAGCCTTTTCCTATTGCCCCAACCATCTCCCCATTGACCTGGACTGAAGCCTTCCGCACTCTCTGAACTACTGCGCGCATTCCTCCCTCTCCTCTCAGCTTATTTAGGCATCTCTTTGAGCATCACGTAGGCTGGCCGGAGGCAGAGTTCCGGATAGCAGGGGTCCAGTATCGCCCACCAGTACTCTTCTCTATCTGGAGTCCAGCTTACATCGGGAATGTATAGCACCACCATTAGGCCTATCCAGGGTGCCCAGTTTTCCCGGGCATATTTGTAGGCCCGCACAAGGTATTCCCCCTTTTTCTCTTCATCCACCGAATGCCAGTGGTAGGGGGAATCAGGACGAGGATCACTGGTCCAGCCCATCTCCAGAACCACCACCTGTTTTTCTTCATCACCATATTTAACCATTATCTTACGCAGGTCTTCAACGCGGCGGAAACAGAAGAAGCGTTTCCCCCCGTATTCGGGGCTTTTCTCTACCTCATCGGGGCTCATTTCAGGGGGGGCCTTGTATCCGGGAGCATTAACCCCCAGGGCGTCAAAGTAGCCATCGCTGGAATTATTTTCCATAGCCTGGTACATCATTTCCAGGTAAACATCATCAGGTAGTGCTCTCGGGGGCATATCCCCGGTTGGGGTCAGCCCTGCCGAGACCACAAGGGCATTGGGGTCGGCCTCTTTTATGCGTCTATAGGCTATCCGGAGCAGGCGAACATATTCAACCGGATCGGGGGAGCGGCCTCCCCATTCCCCTCCTCCATCAGGGCGGTTCAGGTTAGGTTCATTCCATATCTGGTAAGCGTGAATCCGCCCCCGATAGCGGCTGGCGAGGGCGTAGAGAAAATCGCCGAAATCTTCTAAATTATCCGGAGGGCCATTAGCTGGATAGCCTCCACCAGCCCAGGCTGGTTGTCTATCAACTCTTACCAGCAGTTTTAAACCGTATTTCTCAACCTGCTCCACAATCCTATCCGTCCGGGTCCAGTCAAAGTGCCCTTTGGCTGCTCCTTCTATGTCTCTCCAGGCAAAGCTCTGCTTTACCCATTGGAACCCGGCCTGCTTTATAAGCTGAAGATCCCGGTCAGCTACCTCAGGGCGCCACCAGAGGAAAGCATGCATTCCGTATTCAGGGGATTGCATCCGCCAGGGTGGGGAGGGAAAAGCGGGCTTATTCCTCTCCGGGACGCTGGAATAGCTGGATATTACCAGCAGGAAAATTGCTGAAATTATGCCAAAGAGAAGGGGGAGATTTAAGGGGCGACGGTTTCTGGCCGCCGCCCCCTCAGGTTTATTTCCGCATGTTCTTGAGAGCATAATATACCGGGCGAGGCTGCCAATTATGGTCCACTATACTCCAGGCTGCTTTCTCATCCTGTGGGCCGGTGACGGGGGCGAAGTTGAGGTTCCAGAGGAACATAACTCCAGCCCACCCCCAGCTTCTGGCCAGCTCAAAAGCCCTGACAGTCCACTCGGCCTGCTCCTGAGCGGTGTTATCGGCAGCGTATTCATAGCCAGGAGCTGGCGATACCCCTAGGCCATCCACTGAAGCCCAGCCCCACTCAGTGGCCCATATCTTCTTTGCTCCATCACCATATTTGAGCATTACATTGCGGTATCCTTCCATAGTGCCGCGGAAGCACCAGGAGTGGTGCCGGTTATCAAAGGGGCCACGGAACTTAGCAGTAGGATCAGTGACGGTGCGCCAGTCACCATCGGGAGGGCAGTTGTATCCGCTGGGGTGAGCACCAATGGCATCGCAGTAATGCTTGAGGCCATGTTGGTACATGGCGTCCAGGTAATTTATATCATCCACTGCTCTCCACTGCCCTGCGATGGTAACATCTCCAGCGGGGGTTAAAGCACCGCTTACCACGATCATCTGAGGGCATGCCGCTTTTATGGCTCTATAGGCAGCGGCCAGGAGCTGCACATACCGGCCCGGATCCGGAGGCTCATTGCCCCACTCGTAGTTTATGTTCTGCTCGTTCCAGACCTCAATGGCTTTGAGTCTTCCGCAGTAACGGGCGGCTACCTGACCCACGAAATCGGCGTAATCCTGAGGGTTAGCCGGAGGTCCTTCCACGCTGAAATCCGTATGGGGTGGTCGGGCCCATTTGGGGGCTTTGACTATGCTGAAGAGAAGGTTCAGACCGTTGCCGTGAACGTCATTCACTATGCGGTCCATTTCGCCCCAGGCGATGTTGCCTTTGGAAGGCTCAAAGACTTTCCATTCAATCTGTACCTTTATCCAGTTGAAACCGATGTCTTTAACGGCCTGGATTATCCTCGGGTCGGGGTTGTGGACCATGTGAGCTTGAATCCCGTAACCGAATTCCGTTCCCCTGACCGAAGGAGGAGGAGCCGGAGGCCGGGTTGGAGTTATAGTCTGCCCGGAGGGCTTCGGCGTTGGAGTTGGAGTGGGGGTAGGCCTGGGGGTGGGCGTAGGTAAGGGGGTGGGGGTCGGTTCAGCCACTTTAAGGGCGAGCCTGTGGATGATGTTGGTCATGGTCTGGCCCCCATCGGTGGAAATGCCGGCTTCTACAGTGTATTCGCCTGGGAGGTTAGGAACCTGCCATTTGTAAGAAGCTCCCTGGAGGGGACTTGTGCCCTGGGCATGGACCACGCCGTGGGCATCCTGCACTTTCCAGGTCACTGCGAAGTTGGTTTCCACGGACCGGATTGCGTACTCGTGAAATCCTCGGAGAACGTCCCAGATTAAATGGTCGTTCTCTTCCTCCAGAAGGTTCCGGAACGCTACTCCTCTGATGTTGAAGCGAGAAACCAGCTGAAGTTTCCGGGCCAGGCTGGTGGCGTTTTCGATCCAGACCGTGTGCTCGTTTCCGGAATGGTCAGTATAGCTGAACCAGTAATGTCCGGTATCGGGATCATGCTGGATTCCGGCAACCTGAGCCAGCCCTTCCAGGACGAAAGACACCTCTTCGCCTGGCACTGCTGTTTCCTTGTTGGCCTTGATGGAGGCTGCCAGAGTTTTCAGAACCTCGGTATATGGCTTAAAGGTCAGGGCATTGCCAACCTTTTCCACGCTCCTTGTGGAAACCACAAGTTGAATTTTGTAACGGTCCACCTGACCGGTAGCCCAGGTTAGAAGCTGCTCCATCTGACCGCCGGGGGCGTAAGCTCTGGGATCGGGAATGGCTGGTATTTTAAACAGGTCCACAGCCTGACCCAGGGCATACCAGTCGTAAATCCCGGTCTCCCAGCGATCCTCGGCTATCTGGGTTGGAAGGTCAACCCGAATGGAGAGGATTTTGTTTTCCCTGTGGAGAGCATCAGCAAGCTTGTGGATAAAATTGACGAACTCTGGCTTGAGGTCGGGGCTGAATTCCCGATAGTAGATGTCAATTCCAGAGTAGTGGTTCCTGACCACGAAGTTGATGATTTCTTTAATGTGCTTCTCCTGGAGAGCAGGGTCTATGAGGAGGTTGTCAATGTAGTCACTCCGGACAACGCCATCGGGTCCCCAGTTGGTGATGGTGGGGATTATAAAGAGGGAAGCGGAGCGCTCATCCGGAGAGAGGGTTCGCATATTGCCTCCTAAGGTTCCATCTCCTTCCAGGTACAGGCCCTGCGGGTTGATTTCCACCAGAGCTTCCCGGGCTTCAGGGGTAACAGAGCCACCGTGCGGCAAATCCGCCGATACAAAAGGAGGTGTGAGCTTTGTTTGCATTACGGCGAAGGCTTCAGGGACAAAATCTATGCGAGATTCCAGGATTTCATCTTCGGGTATGAGCTGATGGGGGAGCCACTTCCACTGAGCGCCGTCCCAGTAATAGAGGTCAAGGGTCTCGTGAGGTTCGGCATCGTTGGGGATGGGAACTGTCAGGATTACAGATGTGGGCATCGTTCCGCGGAAGTTGACTTTGTAGAGAGGGCTTTTTATCTCCAAATATTGGGGGATGTTTTTGGCTGCCTCCGCCATCCCGCCGGCCCCTCTGAGGAAATCAATACGGGGGACGCTGGATAGGCGGATGCGGAATGGGGCCTCCATCCCCTCTGGCAGGATGGTTATTTGAGTGCCGTCAGGGTCCAGAACAGAGCCGCCTACTTCATCGTCAATAGTGGTGAAGCCTGCTTCCAGGACCCTTTCCCTCAGGGAAATAGGGGGAAGCCAGAGAGCAGCAAAGAGCAGCCCCGGTATTACAACCAGGTTTATCACCCACTTCCCCCACTTCCCCTCAAATATTCGGGTTAAAAGGTCCAGAAAGCTTTCATTACTCATAAGCAGCTACCTCCTTGGGGAAATAAATAAGCCTGAGAAGCGAAAAGCCGCTTCCAGGCCTTAGCTTTTGTAAACTCCGTTCGTTGCTTCCCCGTTCATAGTGGGAACTATT is a window from the Anaerolineae bacterium genome containing:
- the dtd gene encoding D-aminoacyl-tRNA deacylase, producing MRAVVQRVRKASVQVNGEMVGAIGKGFVVLIAVKKGDTEEHARWMAHKVANLRVFPDEAGKFNLSLLDVKGEALVVSQFTLYGDIRRGFRPS
- a CDS encoding cellulase family glycosylhydrolase, with protein sequence MQSPEYGMHAFLWWRPEVADRDLQLIKQAGFQWVKQSFAWRDIEGAAKGHFDWTRTDRIVEQVEKYGLKLLVRVDRQPAWAGGGYPANGPPDNLEDFGDFLYALASRYRGRIHAYQIWNEPNLNRPDGGGEWGGRSPDPVEYVRLLRIAYRRIKEADPNALVVSAGLTPTGDMPPRALPDDVYLEMMYQAMENNSSDGYFDALGVNAPGYKAPPEMSPDEVEKSPEYGGKRFFCFRRVEDLRKIMVKYGDEEKQVVVLEMGWTSDPRPDSPYHWHSVDEEKKGEYLVRAYKYARENWAPWIGLMVVLYIPDVSWTPDREEYWWAILDPCYPELCLRPAYVMLKEMPK
- a CDS encoding cellulase family glycosylhydrolase; translated protein: MSNESFLDLLTRIFEGKWGKWVINLVVIPGLLFAALWLPPISLRERVLEAGFTTIDDEVGGSVLDPDGTQITILPEGMEAPFRIRLSSVPRIDFLRGAGGMAEAAKNIPQYLEIKSPLYKVNFRGTMPTSVILTVPIPNDAEPHETLDLYYWDGAQWKWLPHQLIPEDEILESRIDFVPEAFAVMQTKLTPPFVSADLPHGGSVTPEAREALVEINPQGLYLEGDGTLGGNMRTLSPDERSASLFIIPTITNWGPDGVVRSDYIDNLLIDPALQEKHIKEIINFVVRNHYSGIDIYYREFSPDLKPEFVNFIHKLADALHRENKILSIRVDLPTQIAEDRWETGIYDWYALGQAVDLFKIPAIPDPRAYAPGGQMEQLLTWATGQVDRYKIQLVVSTRSVEKVGNALTFKPYTEVLKTLAASIKANKETAVPGEEVSFVLEGLAQVAGIQHDPDTGHYWFSYTDHSGNEHTVWIENATSLARKLQLVSRFNIRGVAFRNLLEEENDHLIWDVLRGFHEYAIRSVETNFAVTWKVQDAHGVVHAQGTSPLQGASYKWQVPNLPGEYTVEAGISTDGGQTMTNIIHRLALKVAEPTPTPLPTPTPRPTPTPTPTPKPSGQTITPTRPPAPPPSVRGTEFGYGIQAHMVHNPDPRIIQAVKDIGFNWIKVQIEWKVFEPSKGNIAWGEMDRIVNDVHGNGLNLLFSIVKAPKWARPPHTDFSVEGPPANPQDYADFVGQVAARYCGRLKAIEVWNEQNINYEWGNEPPDPGRYVQLLAAAYRAIKAACPQMIVVSGALTPAGDVTIAGQWRAVDDINYLDAMYQHGLKHYCDAIGAHPSGYNCPPDGDWRTVTDPTAKFRGPFDNRHHSWCFRGTMEGYRNVMLKYGDGAKKIWATEWGWASVDGLGVSPAPGYEYAADNTAQEQAEWTVRAFELARSWGWAGVMFLWNLNFAPVTGPQDEKAAWSIVDHNWQPRPVYYALKNMRK